Proteins encoded within one genomic window of Malaclemys terrapin pileata isolate rMalTer1 chromosome 22, rMalTer1.hap1, whole genome shotgun sequence:
- the AUNIP gene encoding aurora kinase A and ninein-interacting protein isoform X2: protein MPNPLLERNYNSHISVNFTQTRLSQPYTRQTTISSFFSIQPTGEKDDEENLKTHPLMSNKGKGSDFLAASSMKSSGAAKLEEAQAPTLSPQEDNIQECSQLLVQNTQGLNIPLLNYTFPQAQSNSRSECTAIARTSAGETEDFLSINFTQDSEENRVLAHRNSDDSFTGRISVANGIISRKRESYFIGEKEGHLCSERGRTRVGLKPTHLKQGRRRCKNLPPGGISFMDVSEVENVCPAPKGNEGQQTNYPLSQGRTTKAELLRDSSQNFAAFWTRNCHNMAGSEEEQGPSESSPTTQLFTQDSEGHRVISHQHFYKSVRSPLQKKYLQDKTNFVQRVPSPPSVDCFKVYSSGARDRTPLATTAMNLCEPESCYDLLFTEDSEGNRIIKH from the exons ATGCCAAATCCACTTCTTGAGAGGAACTATAATAGTCACATTTCAGTTAATTTTACTCAGACAAGACTTTCTCAGCCATACACCAGGCAAACTACCATCTCTTCGTTCTTCAGCATTCAACCAACAG GTGAAAAGGATGATGAAGAAAACTTAAAGACACATCCTCTTATGTCAAATAAAGGAAAAGGCTCTGATTTCTTGGCTGCCTCCTCTATGAAGAGTTCTGGGGCTGCTAAGTTAGAGGAAGCCCAGGCACCAACCTTGAGCCCTCAGGAGGACAACATTCAAGAATGTAGCCAGCTGCTTGTTCAAAACACACAAGGCTTGAACATTCCCCTGTTGAACTATACCTTCCCACAAGCACAGTCTAACAGCAGGAGTGAGTGCACAGCCATTGCAAGGACCTCTGCTGGTGAGACAGAAGACTTTCTCTCCATAAACTTCACCCAGGATTCAGAGGAAAATAGGGTTCTAGCTCACAGGAATTCAGATGACTCATTCACTGGAAGAATATCTGTAGCAAATGGGATAATTtcaaggaagagagagagttaCTTTATAGGAGAGAAAGAGGGCCATTTGTGCTCTGAGAGGGGGAGAACTAGAGTGGGTCTCAAACCTACACACTTGAAGCAAGGTAGGAGGAGATGCAAAAACCTGCCCCCTGGTGGAATTTCTTTTATGGATGTGTCAGAGGTTGAGAATGTGTGTCCTGCACCCAAGGGTAATGAAGGCCAGCAGACCAATTATCCTCTATCCCAGGGGCGAACAACTAAAGCAGAGCTTTTGAGAGACAGTAGTCAAAATTTTGCTGCCTTTTGGACAAGAAACTGTCACAATATGGCTGGTTCAGAAGAAGAGCAGGGGCCCAGTGAGAGTAGTCCTACCACACAGTTGTTTACCCAGGATTCAGAGGGACACAGAGTCATTTCTCACCAGCACTTCTATAAGAGTGTCAGATCACCGTTGCAGAAAAAGTATCTACAGGACAAAACCAACTTTGTCCAGAGGGTGCCTAGCCCACCCTCTGTGGACTGCTTTAAGGTTTATTCTTCAGGGGCACGGGACAGGACTCCTTTAGCTACTACAGCCATGAATTTATGTGAGCCTGAGTCATGTTATGATTTGTTATTCACAGAGGATTCAGAAGGaaacagaattatcaaacacTGA
- the AUNIP gene encoding aurora kinase A and ninein-interacting protein isoform X1, which produces MKCVRKRSTAEQLETCGIWLDTAKLKKRKIQTLVSKPTSNMPNPLLERNYNSHISVNFTQTRLSQPYTRQTTISSFFSIQPTGEKDDEENLKTHPLMSNKGKGSDFLAASSMKSSGAAKLEEAQAPTLSPQEDNIQECSQLLVQNTQGLNIPLLNYTFPQAQSNSRSECTAIARTSAGETEDFLSINFTQDSEENRVLAHRNSDDSFTGRISVANGIISRKRESYFIGEKEGHLCSERGRTRVGLKPTHLKQGRRRCKNLPPGGISFMDVSEVENVCPAPKGNEGQQTNYPLSQGRTTKAELLRDSSQNFAAFWTRNCHNMAGSEEEQGPSESSPTTQLFTQDSEGHRVISHQHFYKSVRSPLQKKYLQDKTNFVQRVPSPPSVDCFKVYSSGARDRTPLATTAMNLCEPESCYDLLFTEDSEGNRIIKH; this is translated from the exons ATGAAATGTGTACGAAAAAGAAGCACTGCTGAGCAGTTGGAGACTTGTGGCATCTGGCTAGACACTGCAAAGTTAAAGAAGCGCAAAATACAG ACTCTCGTATCCAAGCCAACTTCAAACATGCCAAATCCACTTCTTGAGAGGAACTATAATAGTCACATTTCAGTTAATTTTACTCAGACAAGACTTTCTCAGCCATACACCAGGCAAACTACCATCTCTTCGTTCTTCAGCATTCAACCAACAG GTGAAAAGGATGATGAAGAAAACTTAAAGACACATCCTCTTATGTCAAATAAAGGAAAAGGCTCTGATTTCTTGGCTGCCTCCTCTATGAAGAGTTCTGGGGCTGCTAAGTTAGAGGAAGCCCAGGCACCAACCTTGAGCCCTCAGGAGGACAACATTCAAGAATGTAGCCAGCTGCTTGTTCAAAACACACAAGGCTTGAACATTCCCCTGTTGAACTATACCTTCCCACAAGCACAGTCTAACAGCAGGAGTGAGTGCACAGCCATTGCAAGGACCTCTGCTGGTGAGACAGAAGACTTTCTCTCCATAAACTTCACCCAGGATTCAGAGGAAAATAGGGTTCTAGCTCACAGGAATTCAGATGACTCATTCACTGGAAGAATATCTGTAGCAAATGGGATAATTtcaaggaagagagagagttaCTTTATAGGAGAGAAAGAGGGCCATTTGTGCTCTGAGAGGGGGAGAACTAGAGTGGGTCTCAAACCTACACACTTGAAGCAAGGTAGGAGGAGATGCAAAAACCTGCCCCCTGGTGGAATTTCTTTTATGGATGTGTCAGAGGTTGAGAATGTGTGTCCTGCACCCAAGGGTAATGAAGGCCAGCAGACCAATTATCCTCTATCCCAGGGGCGAACAACTAAAGCAGAGCTTTTGAGAGACAGTAGTCAAAATTTTGCTGCCTTTTGGACAAGAAACTGTCACAATATGGCTGGTTCAGAAGAAGAGCAGGGGCCCAGTGAGAGTAGTCCTACCACACAGTTGTTTACCCAGGATTCAGAGGGACACAGAGTCATTTCTCACCAGCACTTCTATAAGAGTGTCAGATCACCGTTGCAGAAAAAGTATCTACAGGACAAAACCAACTTTGTCCAGAGGGTGCCTAGCCCACCCTCTGTGGACTGCTTTAAGGTTTATTCTTCAGGGGCACGGGACAGGACTCCTTTAGCTACTACAGCCATGAATTTATGTGAGCCTGAGTCATGTTATGATTTGTTATTCACAGAGGATTCAGAAGGaaacagaattatcaaacacTGA